One region of Cyanobium sp. M30B3 genomic DNA includes:
- the frr gene encoding ribosome recycling factor, with protein sequence MDLEAAMRKSVDAALRNFNTIRTGRANPSLLDKISVEYYGAETPLRSLASLSTPDSQTIQIQPFDQGAMGLIEKAIAMSDLGLTCNNDGKVIRINIPPLTEDRRKELCKIAAKYAEEGKVALRNNRRDGIDRIKKQEKEGDLSEDQSRDEQEKVQKLTDRYIAEIDKHLAEKEAEILKV encoded by the coding sequence ATGGATCTGGAAGCCGCGATGCGCAAGTCGGTGGACGCCGCCCTGCGCAACTTCAACACCATCCGCACCGGGCGGGCCAACCCCTCCCTGCTCGACAAGATCAGCGTCGAGTACTACGGGGCCGAGACACCCCTCAGGTCCCTGGCCAGTCTGTCCACGCCCGATTCGCAGACCATCCAGATCCAGCCCTTCGACCAGGGCGCCATGGGGCTGATCGAGAAGGCGATCGCCATGAGCGACCTGGGCCTCACCTGCAACAACGATGGCAAGGTGATCCGCATCAACATCCCGCCGCTCACCGAGGACCGCCGCAAGGAGCTCTGCAAGATCGCCGCCAAATATGCCGAAGAGGGCAAGGTGGCTCTGCGCAACAACCGCCGCGACGGCATCGATCGGATCAAGAAACAGGAAAAGGAGGGGGACCTCTCCGAGGACCAGAGCCGCGACGAACAGGAGAAGGTGCAGAAGCTCACCGATCGCTACATCGCCGAGATCGACAAGCACCTGGCCGAGAAGGAGGCAGAGATCCTCAAGGTTTGA
- a CDS encoding UMP kinase — protein sequence MGFKRVLLKLSGEALMGEQGYGIDPAIVQSIASDVAACVADGTQLAIVVGGGNIFRGLKGSAAGMDRATADYVGMLATVMNAITLQDGLERAGVPTRVQSAISMQEVAEPYIRRKAIRHMEKGRVVIFAAGTGNPFFTTDTTAALRAAEINADVVFKATKVDGVYDRDPAKHADARRFESLSFLEVLSGELEVMDGAAIALCKDNGIPIVVFDLFGPGNIGRAVRGEPIGTRIHP from the coding sequence ATGGGTTTCAAGCGCGTGCTCCTCAAGCTCAGCGGCGAAGCGCTGATGGGCGAGCAGGGCTACGGGATCGATCCAGCGATCGTGCAGTCGATCGCCAGTGATGTGGCCGCCTGTGTGGCCGACGGCACCCAGCTGGCGATCGTGGTGGGCGGCGGCAACATCTTCCGCGGCCTCAAGGGCAGCGCCGCCGGCATGGACCGGGCCACCGCCGACTACGTGGGCATGCTGGCCACGGTGATGAATGCCATCACCCTGCAGGACGGGCTGGAGCGGGCCGGGGTGCCGACCCGGGTGCAGAGCGCGATCTCGATGCAGGAGGTGGCCGAGCCCTACATCCGGCGCAAAGCGATCCGCCACATGGAAAAAGGCCGGGTGGTGATCTTCGCCGCCGGCACCGGCAACCCCTTCTTCACCACCGACACCACCGCCGCCCTGCGGGCGGCGGAGATCAACGCTGACGTGGTGTTCAAGGCCACCAAGGTGGACGGCGTCTACGACAGGGATCCCGCCAAGCACGCCGACGCCCGCCGCTTCGAGAGCCTCTCCTTCCTGGAGGTGCTGAGCGGTGAGCTGGAGGTGATGGACGGCGCCGCCATTGCCCTCTGCAAGGACAACGGCATCCCCATCGTGGTGTTTGATCTGTTCGGCCCCGGCAACATCGGTCGGGCCGTGCGCGGTGAGCCGATCGGCACCCGCATTCACCCCTGA
- the cobO gene encoding cob(I)yrinic acid a,c-diamide adenosyltransferase has protein sequence MPRIETDLDRVDLDVDLDQVAAELGPGGELAPERDQEAYRRRMARRQEVQRQRVGERNLEKGLVLVFTGDGKGKTTAALGLVLRTLGHGESVAVVQFIKGGWQPGEARALELFGDSLAWHALGEGFTWETQDRDRDRLLVQQAWERSCSYLADASRKLVVLDEVNVALKLGYLAVEQVVEGLALRPALTHVALTGRGAPPALLERADLVTEMKLVRHPFREQGVKAQRGIEF, from the coding sequence CCGCCGAGCTGGGCCCCGGCGGCGAGCTGGCGCCCGAGCGCGACCAGGAGGCCTACCGCAGGCGCATGGCCCGCCGCCAGGAGGTGCAGCGCCAGCGGGTGGGCGAGCGCAACCTGGAGAAGGGGCTGGTGCTGGTGTTCACCGGCGACGGCAAGGGCAAGACCACCGCGGCCCTGGGGCTGGTGCTGCGCACCCTGGGCCACGGCGAGAGCGTGGCGGTGGTGCAGTTCATCAAGGGCGGCTGGCAGCCGGGCGAGGCCAGGGCGCTGGAGCTGTTCGGCGATTCCCTGGCCTGGCACGCGCTGGGCGAGGGCTTCACCTGGGAAACCCAGGACCGCGACCGCGACCGGCTGCTGGTGCAGCAGGCCTGGGAGCGCTCCTGCTCCTACCTGGCCGACGCCAGCCGCAAGCTGGTGGTGCTCGACGAGGTGAACGTGGCCCTCAAGCTCGGCTATCTGGCAGTGGAGCAGGTGGTCGAGGGGCTGGCCCTGCGGCCCGCGCTCACCCACGTGGCCCTCACCGGCCGTGGCGCGCCGCCGGCGCTGCTGGAGCGCGCCGACCTGGTCACCGAGATGAAGCTGGTGCGCCACCCTTTCCGCGAGCAGGGGGTGAAGGCCCAGCGGGGAATTGAGTTCTAG